The segment TTTCACCATCTCTGTATTTTTTATATCGAATGCATAGCGTAAACGAATTAATATATCATTATTCGTCATAAATTAGTTCCTCCTTTTATTCAATCAATTACGCCCTAGCGTAATTGTACCTGTCGCTAATGCTTTCAGTACATAAAGCATCTGCCGCCAGGGCTTTTATCTTGGTTCAGTGGACATTTGGACATCCACTGAGCCAAGATAAAGAATCAGGCTTAATTATAACAGAGAGCTTCATGCTTTCCACAAGTTGTTGTGATTAACAATTAGCGTGTGTCTTTCCTTCTTTTTAAATGTATGAAAAGTATCACATCGTCCATTCTAAATTTGAAGGAGGTGACAATCATGGCTAATACGAACCGTAGTTCCAACAAACTGCAAGTACCTGGTGTTCAAGAAGCTGTCGATCAAATGAAATATGAAATTGCTCAAGAATTTGGTGTACAGCTTGGTCCTGAAGCATCTTCTCGCGCAAATGGCTCCGTTGGGGGAGAAATTACAAAACGCCTTGTAGAAATGGCTGAAAAACGCTCAAAAGGTTTATTATAAAAATAACAAGAACGAATCCCAACGGTAATGTGGAATTCGTTCTTTTATCATTTATCAGATTATGCGATTTGCATCGCCTTGTCTGAGCTTTTCAATGTCAACATCACAACAAAGGAAGTGCAATATAGCGCCGCTAAGTAAATCATTGCTATTGTCATATCGTAGTTTTGTAAAATATAGCCGACGAAAATTGGAGAAAAACCACCTATTGCTCGGCCAAAGTTAAAGATTGTATTGGTTGCTGTACTGCGAATTTGTACAGGATAGAAGCTACTAATTAATGCACCATATCCGGCAAACATCCCATTCGAGAAGAAGCCTACAATAGCGCCTCCCATTAATATAGCAATTGCTCCTGTTGCAAAGGAGTACAGAAATACTGCACAGGCAGAAGCAAGTAAAAAGACACCAAAGGCACGCTTTGCACCAAATTTATCCATAAATCTACCGAATGTCAGCATCCCAATAATCATGCCAACTGCGGTACTAATTGTCCACAATGCTGAGCTTGATACAGATAACCCTTGTGATTGCTGTAGCATAGACGGCAACCAAATCATTAAGCCATTGTAGCCTGCAATTTGAA is part of the Lysinibacillus sp. FSL K6-0232 genome and harbors:
- a CDS encoding alpha/beta-type small acid-soluble spore protein; the protein is MANTNRSSNKLQVPGVQEAVDQMKYEIAQEFGVQLGPEASSRANGSVGGEITKRLVEMAEKRSKGLL